In one window of Gammaproteobacteria bacterium DNA:
- a CDS encoding VOC family protein has translation MHNSRLAGFIIDCQGEDPHAAAAFWSAALRMHRQILAGEEGDRYVRLIDPQDRLHIEVQAVDHPSRVHLDIESDDVEAEVRRLEALGARRIRQVQSWWVMEAPTGQRFCVVQWVGDKP, from the coding sequence ATGCACAACAGCAGGCTGGCAGGTTTCATCATCGATTGCCAGGGTGAGGATCCACACGCTGCCGCGGCGTTCTGGTCTGCTGCCCTGCGCATGCACCGGCAGATCCTGGCGGGCGAGGAGGGCGACAGATACGTTCGCCTGATCGACCCGCAGGACCGCTTGCACATCGAGGTGCAGGCCGTCGATCACCCGAGCCGGGTGCATCTCGATATCGAGAGCGATGACGTCGAGGCAGAGGTACGGCGTCTCGAAGCGCTGGGTGCGCGGCGCATCAGGCAGGTGCAAAGCTGGTGGGTCATGGAAGCGCCGACGGGGCAGCGTTTCTGCGTGGTGCAATGGGTTGGTGACAAGCCCTGA
- a CDS encoding nuclear transport factor 2 family protein → MSSNSSIIDQFIAAWSRRDIDEIMAFFHPDAEYTNIPIEPPNHGTAAIRATIEGFVAMADALEFVVHASAENAVAGLIMNERTDRFRIGGKWVEIRVMGVFELRDGKIQAWRDYFDMAQFQQSLAS, encoded by the coding sequence ATGAGCAGCAACTCGAGCATCATCGACCAGTTCATCGCCGCGTGGAGCCGCCGCGATATCGACGAGATCATGGCGTTCTTCCACCCCGACGCGGAGTACACCAACATCCCGATCGAGCCCCCGAACCACGGCACCGCCGCGATCCGCGCAACCATCGAAGGCTTCGTGGCAATGGCGGATGCGCTGGAATTCGTGGTTCACGCCTCGGCCGAGAACGCCGTCGCCGGGTTGATCATGAACGAACGCACCGACCGCTTCAGGATCGGCGGCAAATGGGTCGAAATACGGGTGATGGGAGTATTCGAGCTGCGCGATGGCAAGATCCAGGCCTGGCGCGATTATTTCGATATGGCGCAGTTCCAGCAATCGCTGGCGAGTTGA
- a CDS encoding GFA family protein, with product MHEGFCLCGQLRFRAEGDPRWVAYCHCASCRRHTASPVACFVNFRLEQLRFSGERAQFVSSPGVTRSHCASCGTPIAYQTERRAGEIDLYLNAFARPESFMPQAHVFCDERLPWFDTRDELPRHAGGG from the coding sequence ATGCACGAGGGATTCTGTCTTTGCGGACAATTGCGGTTTCGCGCCGAGGGTGATCCGCGCTGGGTTGCCTATTGCCATTGCGCGAGCTGCAGGCGGCACACGGCATCGCCCGTGGCATGCTTCGTGAACTTCAGGCTCGAACAGCTCCGGTTCAGCGGCGAGCGCGCGCAGTTCGTCTCATCGCCCGGCGTGACCCGCAGCCATTGTGCCTCCTGCGGCACGCCGATCGCGTACCAGACCGAGCGCCGCGCGGGTGAAATCGATCTCTACCTGAATGCCTTCGCCAGGCCGGAGTCGTTCATGCCGCAGGCTCATGTATTTTGTGACGAGCGCCTGCCGTGGTTCGATACCCGCGACGAGCTTCCGCGTCACGCGGGGGGCGGCTGA
- a CDS encoding DUF1214 domain-containing protein, producing the protein MSIETESRKALRELIDLLIELDQRWAGPKWNLASADDVVGAHRALMHVLEGGLGGMFESDPAHPDFRRIVTPSRKFTGDNSDAIYFDAPVSADHRYTVRGNTDGAVYVSITIEAGTADGSLGTRTVGVINDTLFDVDADGNFTIRLGGEPAPCNWIALPPDASRITTRHYYEEERTASDNPAHYPRLCITADDVSTPPSPPDDATVAGGIRRAAQFVRSRTLGMPPMSKVQPPPFLSLVPNQFPAPVLPGNMGLAAFDAAYSMAPFFLGPDQALVITGRWPPCRFANVCLWNRFQQTLDYANRSVTLNRRQTRLERDGSFRIVLAHQDPGGGNWLDTEGRAFGLVFWRFFLPEGAIETPRAELVAFADLAHG; encoded by the coding sequence ATGAGTATCGAGACCGAATCGCGAAAAGCGCTGCGCGAACTGATCGATCTGCTGATCGAGCTCGATCAGCGCTGGGCGGGCCCGAAGTGGAATCTCGCCAGCGCCGATGATGTGGTCGGTGCGCATCGTGCGCTGATGCATGTGCTCGAAGGCGGCTTGGGCGGGATGTTCGAGAGCGATCCGGCGCATCCGGATTTCCGCCGTATCGTCACGCCCTCGCGCAAGTTCACCGGTGACAATTCCGATGCGATCTATTTCGACGCCCCGGTCAGTGCCGATCACCGCTACACGGTGCGCGGCAACACGGACGGCGCGGTATATGTATCGATCACGATCGAGGCCGGCACGGCCGATGGCAGTCTCGGCACCAGGACCGTGGGCGTGATCAACGATACCCTGTTCGATGTCGATGCCGACGGCAATTTCACGATCCGTCTCGGCGGTGAGCCGGCGCCATGCAACTGGATTGCGCTGCCCCCGGATGCCTCGCGCATCACCACGCGGCATTACTACGAAGAGGAGCGCACGGCTTCCGACAACCCGGCGCACTACCCCCGGCTCTGCATCACGGCGGACGATGTGAGCACACCGCCCTCGCCGCCAGACGATGCCACGGTTGCGGGCGGCATACGGCGCGCGGCGCAATTCGTGCGCAGCCGCACGCTCGGCATGCCGCCGATGAGCAAGGTCCAGCCGCCGCCGTTCCTGTCATTGGTGCCGAACCAGTTTCCGGCACCCGTGTTGCCGGGCAACATGGGGCTTGCCGCTTTCGATGCCGCCTATTCGATGGCACCGTTTTTCCTCGGTCCGGACCAGGCCCTGGTCATCACCGGGCGTTGGCCCCCATGCCGCTTTGCGAACGTGTGCCTGTGGAACCGTTTCCAGCAAACGCTCGATTATGCCAACCGCAGCGTTACCCTGAACCGCCGCCAGACGCGTCTCGAACGCGATGGCTCGTTCCGCATCGTGCTCGCGCACCAGGACCCCGGCGGCGGCAACTGGCTCGATACCGAGGGGCGTGCATTCGGGCTGGTGTTCTGGCGCTTCTTCCTGCCCGAAGGCGCCATCGAAACGCCACGTGCGGAGCTGGTTGCCTTTGCCGATCTTGCGCACGGTTGA